One stretch of Paenibacillus sp. AN1007 DNA includes these proteins:
- a CDS encoding histidine kinase, whose protein sequence is MLKETFSKENASIFQKLALGLILMFVLIILIFWWIYRLNVDEIQRELQKNKLGEVRFMSSQLSNQFEQVLMNALTLSEDQSVRGYTYALTYGNDFAKYKAKLELIEKLALNSASTAWNNTIILYYPDEKATVSSDRNFSFQPFIMSEDPLDKWMLHMNKDGTGYYSHLTKGHRGPMYIEIRISLEVLQKMMSEYTSGTPMLYDSHFKTAIRGAGSSQLAEADTQVIPQIRDDSGFFEIAFQDQNYFISYMKASILDLYFIDYHLTNQLQQSISRNNTLFVLALAALLLLSLLYTLALRNQIQQPIIRLRKAIDRFDRGDFSSRVDETQTLEFRILGRSFNRMAENTQTLIEQVLLGELSVKEARLKQYQAQINPHFLYNCLNYIQSKSSVKDYESVTAMTLELAAYCRYIHRIEDLDSSLGEELRFVNHYMSIIHMRKKSITCEIHVPKQLLSIRIPRMILQPLVENGVKHGIEPSMGPGKITIRAEQDQEFIRITVADNGVGMPAERLALISQHMDEITRPEEQIGTGVRNVNQRLKLTYGKRSGLSIESGLYEGTVCIITIHKEDIADASDSVS, encoded by the coding sequence ATGTTGAAGGAAACGTTTTCAAAAGAAAATGCCTCTATTTTTCAGAAGCTGGCGCTTGGTCTGATTTTGATGTTTGTACTGATTATCTTGATCTTCTGGTGGATCTATCGATTAAACGTAGACGAAATTCAGCGTGAGCTGCAGAAGAATAAACTGGGCGAAGTACGCTTCATGTCTTCCCAGCTGTCTAATCAATTTGAGCAGGTATTAATGAATGCGCTGACATTATCCGAGGATCAGTCGGTTAGAGGGTATACGTATGCCCTCACTTACGGGAATGATTTTGCTAAATACAAAGCCAAGCTGGAGCTGATTGAGAAGCTGGCCCTTAACAGTGCCTCCACCGCATGGAACAATACGATCATTCTATACTATCCGGATGAGAAGGCTACTGTATCTTCGGATCGCAATTTTTCATTTCAGCCGTTCATCATGTCCGAAGATCCGTTGGATAAATGGATGTTACATATGAACAAGGATGGTACGGGGTATTATTCGCATCTTACCAAGGGACATCGAGGACCGATGTACATTGAGATCCGGATATCACTCGAAGTGCTGCAGAAAATGATGTCTGAATATACTTCCGGGACACCGATGCTGTATGATTCGCATTTTAAAACAGCCATTCGGGGAGCGGGTTCCTCACAACTTGCCGAAGCTGACACACAGGTTATTCCGCAGATCAGAGATGATAGCGGTTTCTTCGAAATCGCATTTCAGGATCAGAATTATTTCATTAGTTATATGAAAGCAAGTATTCTCGATTTGTACTTTATTGATTACCATCTCACCAATCAGCTGCAGCAGTCCATCTCACGTAACAATACGCTGTTTGTGCTGGCCCTTGCAGCGCTGCTCCTGCTCTCTCTGCTGTATACGCTGGCGCTGCGGAATCAGATCCAACAACCGATTATCCGTCTTCGCAAAGCAATCGATCGTTTTGACCGGGGAGATTTCTCCAGCCGTGTGGATGAAACACAGACTCTTGAATTTCGAATATTAGGGCGGTCATTTAATCGGATGGCCGAGAATACCCAAACGTTAATAGAGCAGGTGCTGCTTGGAGAGCTTTCGGTCAAAGAGGCCAGGTTGAAGCAGTATCAGGCCCAAATCAATCCACATTTTCTATACAACTGTCTGAACTATATTCAGAGCAAATCCAGTGTAAAAGACTATGAATCTGTGACCGCCATGACCCTGGAGCTGGCTGCCTATTGCCGTTACATTCACCGCATTGAAGATTTGGATTCTTCGCTGGGTGAAGAACTTCGGTTTGTGAATCATTACATGTCCATCATACATATGCGAAAAAAAAGTATTACCTGTGAGATTCATGTGCCCAAACAGCTTCTATCCATACGGATCCCTCGCATGATCCTGCAGCCGCTCGTTGAGAATGGTGTCAAACACGGGATAGAACCCTCCATGGGTCCCGGGAAAATTACGATTCGTGCAGAGCAGGATCAAGAGTTCATACGTATTACAGTTGCAGACAATGGCGTAGGCATGCCTGCAGAACGGCTTGCACTTATCAGCCAACATATGGATGAAATAACCCGTCCGGAAGAACAGATTGGAACAGGAGTCCGAAATGTGAATCAGCGATTGAAGCTCACCTACGGCAAACGGTCAGGGCTCTCGATAGAGTCCGGCTTATATGAAGGAACGGTGTGTATCATTACTATACATAAGGAGGATATTGCAGATGCATCAGATTCTGTTAGTTGA
- a CDS encoding response regulator, with protein sequence MHQILLVDDESYVIDDLEISFPWDQYRIEHIHKAYSGMHALSILEEQTVDIVITDISMPVMNGLELIRQIKAVKPNLPCILLTGYAEFEYAKEATKYGVVEYLLKPLDVEKLASCLKKTVLSIEEQIRRALSYEQAMNSFREHLPSLKDKLLNHLLQGNRYTADVLNDKLGRYHLPFHAEDDVQLVLVRLEEQFTRHTTRSLQLFEYAVTNIACELFNTAFHTWHCRDHYDYLVFILKPVGAGVDESNASPERNHSEQTVKQSQDLTHLSLQLHHNVNEYLKGGISVILSHKGTFQCDIRDMYEQAISALKKQVGNGTGYFLSLEENYRSVSIRSLHILYEPPTFNHLLETGQWEMFKERLNRIKAGYSALPEQTEEQLDEIQIVLLSAYHYIAHKNHTLLSDLVGNEAIPRVPYRSVSQLTDWAENMLDRLQVKLEEQSFDEQHDVIHQIKSFVSANLHSLSLQSIADHVSLHPVYVSKLFKQFQGISLSEYILSVKMDLALYLLNHSQDKVYEISDKLGYANSQYFIKVFRDKFGMTPQEYREQ encoded by the coding sequence ATGCATCAGATTCTGTTAGTTGACGACGAATCCTATGTGATTGACGATCTGGAGATCTCATTTCCATGGGATCAGTATCGTATTGAGCATATTCACAAAGCATACTCCGGCATGCATGCATTATCCATTCTGGAGGAACAAACGGTAGACATTGTGATCACGGATATTTCAATGCCTGTCATGAACGGACTTGAACTAATCCGGCAGATCAAGGCGGTAAAACCTAACCTGCCCTGCATTTTGCTTACTGGTTATGCCGAGTTTGAGTATGCCAAAGAAGCGACGAAATATGGTGTTGTCGAGTATCTATTGAAACCGCTGGATGTCGAAAAACTGGCCTCCTGTCTGAAAAAAACGGTACTGTCCATTGAAGAGCAAATCCGCAGGGCCTTGTCCTATGAACAGGCGATGAACTCATTTCGCGAACATCTTCCCTCACTCAAAGACAAGCTGCTGAATCACTTGCTGCAGGGGAATCGTTATACTGCAGATGTTCTTAACGACAAACTGGGCCGCTACCATCTACCCTTCCATGCGGAAGATGATGTGCAGCTCGTCCTGGTTCGGCTGGAAGAACAGTTTACGCGGCATACAACGAGAAGTCTGCAGTTGTTTGAATATGCGGTGACCAATATTGCCTGTGAGTTATTTAATACGGCTTTTCATACCTGGCACTGCAGGGATCATTACGATTATCTGGTCTTCATATTAAAGCCTGTTGGAGCTGGAGTCGATGAATCCAATGCTTCACCAGAGAGGAATCACAGCGAGCAGACCGTGAAGCAAAGTCAGGATCTTACACATCTTTCACTGCAGCTGCACCATAATGTCAACGAATATCTGAAAGGAGGCATTTCGGTCATCCTGAGCCATAAGGGCACATTCCAGTGTGATATCCGTGATATGTACGAGCAGGCCATATCGGCCCTTAAAAAGCAAGTAGGCAATGGTACCGGATACTTCCTCTCCCTTGAGGAAAATTACCGCTCTGTCTCTATACGTTCACTGCATATTTTGTATGAACCGCCAACCTTTAATCATCTGCTGGAAACAGGACAATGGGAGATGTTCAAGGAACGCCTGAACCGCATCAAGGCTGGGTACAGTGCGCTGCCTGAGCAAACCGAAGAACAACTGGACGAGATTCAGATTGTTTTGTTATCTGCCTATCATTACATTGCCCATAAAAATCATACGCTGTTATCCGATCTGGTTGGAAATGAGGCCATTCCTCGTGTCCCCTATCGTTCGGTATCCCAGCTTACGGATTGGGCTGAAAACATGCTTGATCGATTACAAGTGAAACTGGAAGAACAGTCTTTCGATGAACAGCATGACGTCATTCATCAGATCAAGTCGTTTGTCTCGGCTAATCTGCATTCTCTCAGTCTTCAATCGATTGCAGATCATGTATCGTTACATCCCGTCTATGTGTCCAAGCTGTTTAAACAATTTCAAGGCATAAGCTTAAGTGAGTATATTTTAAGTGTCAAAATGGATCTTGCTCTCTACCTGCTGAATCATTCGCAGGATAAAGTATATGAAATCTCCGACAAGCTGGGGTATGCCAACTCCCAATATTTCATCAAGGTGTTTCGCGATAAATTCGGCATGACACCGCAGGAGTACCGGGAGCAGTAA
- a CDS encoding extracellular solute-binding protein, producing the protein MLKTWKKPLRILMAAAMLSGVLAACSNDSTSETKSGDSSEFYSAPFENGKYVEPVTISTVFPITSSLKFKNGENIENNVHTKWAHDTLGIDIKYLWTVSEQNNAYQTKLRLMLTSGQKMPDIISFRGSQTLISDLIESGQFIDAGELFDKYASDTYKKAMAEDPNVWNPYIRDGKRMAIPILENAYNNDPVMYIREDWLKKLNLKAPTTLDELETVMDAFVNQDPDGNGKKDTVALSVGFKNNLNTWMADSGWIFGMFGAMPNQWNKAADGTLAYGSIQPEMKPALEKMKEWMEKGYIDKESGLYDEPKAAEAFTAGKSGIIVGPYWMTGWPIPDLQQNVPDAEYKAYPLPAGPDGKMGRHGTPISTGAVLINKDMEHKDAFFVYQNYLFDHWANPDSTTFVHGFAKGYDYDIGPDGEVYKEQQSDKIPGGWIDAIRYSLTFDGAIIPNLMMNTLADLANGKEPTTQYEKNLADRIPEQIKAAKIVIDQKDIVMPQMFTGVPTKTQVSRGDMLTKLEKEVLNKIIYGQAPIDEFDTFAQQYMSSGGKEITEEVNAWYDTIK; encoded by the coding sequence ATGTTAAAAACATGGAAAAAGCCGCTTCGCATTCTAATGGCTGCCGCAATGTTATCTGGCGTACTCGCAGCGTGCAGCAATGATTCCACATCCGAAACCAAGTCCGGCGACAGCAGCGAATTTTATTCCGCTCCGTTTGAGAACGGCAAGTATGTTGAACCTGTTACCATCTCTACTGTTTTTCCGATCACCAGCAGTCTGAAGTTTAAAAATGGAGAAAATATTGAAAATAACGTTCACACGAAATGGGCTCATGACACACTTGGAATCGACATCAAGTATTTGTGGACGGTCAGTGAACAAAATAATGCATACCAGACCAAACTTCGTCTCATGCTGACATCGGGTCAGAAAATGCCGGATATTATTTCTTTCCGCGGCAGCCAAACATTAATCAGTGATTTAATCGAATCTGGTCAATTCATCGATGCGGGCGAACTGTTCGATAAATATGCTTCCGATACGTATAAGAAAGCGATGGCCGAAGATCCGAATGTATGGAATCCTTACATCCGTGATGGTAAACGAATGGCAATCCCCATTCTGGAGAACGCTTACAATAATGATCCAGTAATGTACATTCGTGAAGACTGGCTTAAGAAGTTGAACCTGAAGGCACCAACAACATTAGATGAATTAGAAACGGTGATGGATGCCTTCGTCAATCAAGACCCGGACGGAAACGGGAAAAAGGATACCGTCGCTCTCTCTGTAGGGTTCAAAAACAATTTGAACACATGGATGGCAGACTCCGGCTGGATCTTCGGCATGTTTGGAGCGATGCCGAATCAGTGGAATAAAGCAGCCGACGGTACACTTGCATACGGTTCGATCCAGCCCGAGATGAAACCGGCACTGGAGAAGATGAAAGAGTGGATGGAGAAAGGTTACATTGATAAAGAATCAGGGCTGTATGATGAGCCCAAAGCCGCTGAAGCATTTACTGCAGGCAAGTCGGGTATTATCGTTGGTCCTTATTGGATGACAGGCTGGCCGATTCCGGATCTGCAGCAAAATGTGCCGGATGCTGAATATAAAGCATATCCACTTCCGGCTGGTCCTGACGGTAAAATGGGACGCCACGGAACACCAATTAGTACGGGTGCTGTTCTGATTAACAAAGATATGGAACACAAAGACGCTTTCTTTGTGTACCAGAACTATCTGTTTGATCACTGGGCTAATCCGGACAGCACAACGTTCGTACACGGGTTTGCCAAAGGTTATGATTATGATATTGGCCCTGACGGTGAGGTATATAAAGAGCAGCAAAGCGATAAAATTCCGGGCGGCTGGATTGATGCGATCCGTTATTCATTAACCTTTGATGGAGCGATCATTCCTAACCTGATGATGAATACGCTAGCTGACCTTGCGAATGGTAAAGAGCCGACCACTCAATATGAGAAAAACCTGGCGGACCGTATCCCTGAACAGATTAAGGCGGCCAAAATTGTTATTGATCAAAAAGATATTGTAATGCCTCAAATGTTCACGGGGGTTCCGACAAAGACACAGGTTTCCAGAGGCGATATGCTGACCAAGCTGGAAAAAGAAGTATTGAACAAAATCATTTATGGTCAGGCACCGATTGATGAATTTGATACTTTTGCGCAGCAGTACATGTCTTCTGGAGGCAAAGAAATTACGGAAGAAGTCAATGCTTGGTATGATACGATAAAATAA
- a CDS encoding carbohydrate ABC transporter permease, translating to MYHKTKPYKVFTVFNYTFLILLSLLCIIPLIHILAVSFSGKAAANANLVGLFPVEFTFDAYAKTLANENFIRSLWVAVQRTVLGTLLSMIVVILAAYPLSRENRSFKRRNIYTWYFVFTMLFSGGLIPFYILIQKLNLLNTMWVLILPGAVSVWNMILLLNFFRNVPRELEEAAFIDGAGYFRTLISVFLPVSMPAIATLSLFSMVGHWNAWFDGLIFLTDHEKYPLATFLQTIIVQQDFSKVSVRPEDLENISQRTIKAAQIFIGMAPILIVYPLLQRFFVKGIVLGAVKE from the coding sequence ATGTATCATAAAACCAAACCTTATAAAGTCTTTACCGTGTTCAATTATACGTTCCTTATACTGCTGTCACTGCTCTGTATTATCCCGTTGATTCACATTCTCGCGGTCTCCTTCAGCGGTAAAGCAGCTGCCAATGCGAATCTGGTTGGACTGTTTCCAGTTGAGTTTACCTTCGATGCTTACGCCAAGACATTAGCGAATGAGAACTTCATCCGTTCCCTATGGGTTGCTGTACAGCGAACCGTGCTGGGTACACTGCTCAGCATGATTGTTGTCATTCTGGCAGCTTATCCGTTATCCCGGGAAAATCGAAGCTTCAAACGTCGTAATATCTATACTTGGTATTTTGTATTTACGATGCTGTTCAGTGGAGGATTAATTCCGTTCTACATTCTTATCCAGAAGCTGAATTTGCTGAATACGATGTGGGTGCTGATATTACCTGGAGCCGTATCCGTCTGGAACATGATTCTGTTACTGAATTTCTTCCGCAATGTGCCGAGAGAGCTGGAGGAGGCCGCCTTCATTGATGGTGCGGGTTACTTCCGAACATTGATCTCTGTATTTCTGCCTGTATCGATGCCGGCCATCGCCACACTATCTCTGTTCTCTATGGTAGGACACTGGAATGCCTGGTTCGATGGATTGATTTTCCTGACCGATCACGAAAAATATCCTCTTGCGACCTTCCTGCAGACCATTATCGTACAGCAGGACTTCAGCAAAGTGTCTGTGCGTCCCGAGGATCTGGAGAACATCTCACAGCGCACGATCAAAGCTGCCCAGATTTTCATTGGCATGGCTCCGATTTTGATTGTGTACCCACTGCTGCAGCGCTTTTTTGTTAAAGGCATTGTACTGGGTGCTGTGAAGGAGTAA
- a CDS encoding ABC transporter permease subunit, which yields MLLPAVVLTFIFAYIPMGGLVIAFQDYKPWLGFAKSSWIGLEHFQFLFSMPENVQVIWNTLIIAGMKLIGGLIAPLVFALLLNEVRKETFKKSIQTFVYLPHFLSWVILGGILLDMLATKGMINQFLGAVFGLEPIFFLGEGTWFRIVVVTSDIWKEFGFGAIIFLASLAGINPSLYEAAEVDGANRWQQTWSITIPALIPIMIVVGTLSLGNILNGGFDQIFNLYNPLVYDKGDIIDTFVYRVGLIDGKFGFSAAVGLFKSVVGFVLIVIAYRAAYKFANYRIF from the coding sequence ATGCTGTTACCAGCCGTAGTCCTGACGTTCATATTCGCGTACATACCTATGGGCGGATTAGTCATTGCTTTTCAGGATTACAAGCCTTGGCTCGGGTTCGCCAAATCATCCTGGATTGGCCTGGAACATTTCCAATTCCTGTTCAGTATGCCGGAGAATGTGCAGGTGATCTGGAACACTTTAATTATTGCGGGAATGAAACTGATTGGAGGTCTGATTGCCCCGCTGGTTTTTGCCCTGCTGCTGAATGAAGTACGGAAGGAAACCTTCAAAAAGAGCATACAAACGTTCGTTTACCTGCCGCACTTTCTGTCATGGGTTATTCTTGGAGGAATACTGCTGGACATGCTGGCAACCAAAGGTATGATCAATCAGTTCCTTGGGGCCGTGTTTGGCCTGGAACCCATCTTCTTCCTCGGAGAAGGTACATGGTTTAGAATTGTTGTGGTCACAAGTGATATCTGGAAAGAATTCGGATTCGGCGCGATTATCTTTCTCGCCTCGCTGGCAGGCATTAATCCATCCCTGTACGAGGCGGCAGAAGTGGATGGAGCGAACCGATGGCAGCAGACGTGGTCCATTACGATTCCAGCTCTGATTCCGATCATGATTGTTGTAGGCACGCTGTCGCTCGGAAATATTTTAAACGGAGGATTCGACCAGATATTCAATCTATACAATCCACTCGTTTACGATAAAGGTGATATCATTGATACCTTCGTGTATCGGGTAGGTCTGATCGATGGGAAGTTTGGATTTTCGGCTGCAGTTGGACTCTTCAAATCGGTTGTCGGATTCGTTCTGATTGTGATCGCATACCGTGCAGCTTATAAATTTGCGAATTACCGTATTTTCTAG